A window from Ciconia boyciana chromosome 21, ASM3463844v1, whole genome shotgun sequence encodes these proteins:
- the TXLNA gene encoding alpha-taxilin isoform X2 translates to MKNQGGETKAAPRPASSSKMSNNLVLEEGNSPEAAAPLEAPLAQEDTKSSRPAVRDVSEELSRQLEDILNTYCVDASQEGPGEDSGQSEPAEPEEAEKCRSESPRNGDQESGGPEMNGEKESTKGTEEFRPGEECGERDQKKAQEKKKAKGLGKEITLLMQTLNTLSTPEEKLAALCKKYAELLEEHRNSQKQMKILQKKQTQLVQEKDHLQSEHSKAILARSKLESLCRELQRHNRTLKEEGVQRAREEEEKRKEVTSHFQVTLNDIQLQMEQHNERNSKLRQENMELAERLKKLIEQYELREEHIDKVFKHKDLQQQLVDAKLQQAQEMLKEAEERHQREKDFLLKEAVESQRMCELMKQQETHLKQQLALYTEKFEEFQNTLSKSSEVFTTFKQEMEKMTKKIKKLEKETTMYRSRWESSNKALLEMAEEKTLRDKELEGLQVKIQRLEKLCRALQTERNDLNKKVQDLCAHAPRADTDLLEPLKDPSRDGCEAAAAGGAPAEQRLAEDCLHSGKPTHSTDPAESLGELSIGALGQSGTEEGAPGAD, encoded by the exons CTCCTCTTGCACAGGAGGACACCAAGTCCTCCCGGCCTGCCGTGCGTGACGTCTCTGAAGAACTAAGCAGACAGCTTGAGGACATCTTGAACACATACTGTGTGGATGCCAGCCAGGAGGGTCCAGGCGAGGACAGCGGGCAGAGTGAACCCGCGGAGCCGGAAGAAGCCGAGAAGTGTCGTAGCGAGTCCCCGAGGAACGGTGACCAGGAGTCGGGCGGCCCCGAGATGAACGGGGAGAAGGAAAGCACGAAGGGGACTGAAGAGTTTCGACCCGGCGAGGAGTGTGGGGAGCGGGATCAGAAGAAAgctcaggaaaagaagaaagccaaGGGCCTAG GCAAAGAAATCACTTTGCTGATGCAGACGCTGAACACCCTGAGCACGCCAGAGGAGAAACTAGCAGCACTGTGCAAGAAATACGCTGAGCTG CTGGAAGAGCACCGTAACTCCCAGAAACAGATGAAGATCTTGCAGAAGAAGCAGACGCAGCTGGTGCAAGAAAAGGACCACCTGCAGAGCGAGCACAGCAAGGCCATCCTGGCCCGCAGCAAGCTGGAGAGCCTGTGCCGCGAGCTCCAGAGACACAACCGCACCCTCAAG GAGGAGGGCGTCCAGCGCGCacgggaggaagaggagaagcgGAAGGAGGTGACATCCCACTTCCAGGTGACGCTGAATGACATCCAGCTCCAGATGGAGCAGCACAACGAGAGGAACTCCAAGCTGCGCCAGGAGAACATGGAGCTGGCAGAGCGGCTCAAGAAGCTCATCGAGCAGTACGAGCTGCGGGAAGAG CACATTGATAAGGTGTTCAAACACAaggacctgcagcagcagctggtggaCGCCAAGCTCCAGCAGGCACAGGAAATGCTGAAGGAAGCTGAGGAGAGACACCAGCGGGAGAAGGACTTT ctgctgaaggaagctgtggaATCGCAGAGGATGTGTGAGCTGATGAAGCAGCAGGAGACCCACCTCAAGCAGCAG ctggctCTCTACACAGAGAAGTTTGAAGAATTCCAGAACACCCTTTCCAAAAGCAGTGAAGTGTTCACGACATTTAAACAGGAGATGGAGAAG ATGACGAAGAAAATcaagaagctggagaaagagaCCACTATGTACCGCTCTCGCTGGGAGAGCAGCAACAAGGCTCTCTTGGAAATGGCTGAAGAG AAAACCCTTCGGGACAAAGAGTTAGAGGGGCTTCAGGTGAAAATCCAGCGCTTGGAGAAATTGTGCCGAGCCCTGCAGACAGAGCGCAACGACCTCAATAAGAAGGTGCAGGACCTGTGTGCCCACGCGCCCCGGGCAGACACCGACCTGTTGGAGCCTTTGAAGGACCCATCTCGGGACGGCtgcgaggcggcggcggcgggaggtgctccagcagaGCAGCGCCTGGCTGAGGATTGCCTTCACTCGGGAAAGCCGACGCACAGCACGGATCCCGCGGAGAGCCTGGGAGAACTGAGCATAGGAGCCTTGGGGCAGAGTGGGACTGAGGAAGGCGCTCCGGGCGCTGACTGA
- the TXLNA gene encoding alpha-taxilin isoform X3 has product MNGEKESTKGTEEFRPGEECGERDQKKAQEKKKAKGLGKEITLLMQTLNTLSTPEEKLAALCKKYAELLEEHRNSQKQMKILQKKQTQLVQEKDHLQSEHSKAILARSKLESLCRELQRHNRTLKEEGVQRAREEEEKRKEVTSHFQVTLNDIQLQMEQHNERNSKLRQENMELAERLKKLIEQYELREEHIDKVFKHKDLQQQLVDAKLQQAQEMLKEAEERHQREKDFLLKEAVESQRMCELMKQQETHLKQQLALYTEKFEEFQNTLSKSSEVFTTFKQEMEKMTKKIKKLEKETTMYRSRWESSNKALLEMAEEKTLRDKELEGLQVKIQRLEKLCRALQTERNDLNKKVQDLCAHAPRADTDLLEPLKDPSRDGCEAAAAGGAPAEQRLAEDCLHSGKPTHSTDPAESLGELSIGALGQSGTEEGAPGAD; this is encoded by the exons ATGAACGGGGAGAAGGAAAGCACGAAGGGGACTGAAGAGTTTCGACCCGGCGAGGAGTGTGGGGAGCGGGATCAGAAGAAAgctcaggaaaagaagaaagccaaGGGCCTAG GCAAAGAAATCACTTTGCTGATGCAGACGCTGAACACCCTGAGCACGCCAGAGGAGAAACTAGCAGCACTGTGCAAGAAATACGCTGAGCTG CTGGAAGAGCACCGTAACTCCCAGAAACAGATGAAGATCTTGCAGAAGAAGCAGACGCAGCTGGTGCAAGAAAAGGACCACCTGCAGAGCGAGCACAGCAAGGCCATCCTGGCCCGCAGCAAGCTGGAGAGCCTGTGCCGCGAGCTCCAGAGACACAACCGCACCCTCAAG GAGGAGGGCGTCCAGCGCGCacgggaggaagaggagaagcgGAAGGAGGTGACATCCCACTTCCAGGTGACGCTGAATGACATCCAGCTCCAGATGGAGCAGCACAACGAGAGGAACTCCAAGCTGCGCCAGGAGAACATGGAGCTGGCAGAGCGGCTCAAGAAGCTCATCGAGCAGTACGAGCTGCGGGAAGAG CACATTGATAAGGTGTTCAAACACAaggacctgcagcagcagctggtggaCGCCAAGCTCCAGCAGGCACAGGAAATGCTGAAGGAAGCTGAGGAGAGACACCAGCGGGAGAAGGACTTT ctgctgaaggaagctgtggaATCGCAGAGGATGTGTGAGCTGATGAAGCAGCAGGAGACCCACCTCAAGCAGCAG ctggctCTCTACACAGAGAAGTTTGAAGAATTCCAGAACACCCTTTCCAAAAGCAGTGAAGTGTTCACGACATTTAAACAGGAGATGGAGAAG ATGACGAAGAAAATcaagaagctggagaaagagaCCACTATGTACCGCTCTCGCTGGGAGAGCAGCAACAAGGCTCTCTTGGAAATGGCTGAAGAG AAAACCCTTCGGGACAAAGAGTTAGAGGGGCTTCAGGTGAAAATCCAGCGCTTGGAGAAATTGTGCCGAGCCCTGCAGACAGAGCGCAACGACCTCAATAAGAAGGTGCAGGACCTGTGTGCCCACGCGCCCCGGGCAGACACCGACCTGTTGGAGCCTTTGAAGGACCCATCTCGGGACGGCtgcgaggcggcggcggcgggaggtgctccagcagaGCAGCGCCTGGCTGAGGATTGCCTTCACTCGGGAAAGCCGACGCACAGCACGGATCCCGCGGAGAGCCTGGGAGAACTGAGCATAGGAGCCTTGGGGCAGAGTGGGACTGAGGAAGGCGCTCCGGGCGCTGACTGA
- the CCDC28B gene encoding coiled-coil domain-containing protein 28B isoform X2, whose product MEDRRKKRSPRACLAQPAPAGAPRPLPPSKSASFTSPLPTLPSPRQRGRLRRTSKERGRAGGAGAARGAPLQHSFLTDVSDVCEMEGGLLSLLSDFHSGKLQAFGKECCFEQLEHVREMQEKLARLHFGLDVCVEELPEEQKKVAADRNLDQLLAHLEELSSSIQKLHLAESPDPEDAAA is encoded by the exons ATGGAGGACCGGAGGAAGAAGCGGAGCCCCAGGGCCTGCCTGGCCCAGCCGGCGCCCGCCGGGGCCCCGCGGCCGCTGCCCCCCAGCAAGAGCGCGTCCTTCACGTCGCcgctgcccaccctgccctcGCCCAGGCAGCGCGGCCGGCTCAGGCG GACGAGCAAggagcgggggcgggcgggcggtgcgggggcggcgcggggggcccCGCTGCAGCACAGCTTCCTCACCGACGTCTCCGACGTCTGCGAGATGGAGGGGGGGCTGCTCAGCCTCCTCAGCGACTTCCACTCGGGAAAGCTGCAGGCCTtcg GGAAGGAGTGCTGCTTCGAGCAGCTGGAGCATGTGCGGGAGATGCAGGAGAAGCTGGCGCGGCTCCACTTCGGCCTCGACGTCTGCGTGGAGGAGCTCCCCGAGGAGCAGAAGAAGGTGGCGGCCGACAGGAACCTGGACCAGCTGCTGGCACAC ctggaggagctcagCAGCTCCAT ACAGAAGCTGCACCTGGCCGAGAGCCCCGACCCCGAGGACGCGGCCGCCTGA
- the CCDC28B gene encoding coiled-coil domain-containing protein 28B isoform X1 — protein sequence MEDRRKKRSPRACLAQPAPAGAPRPLPPSKSASFTSPLPTLPSPRQRGRLRRTSKERGRAGGAGAARGAPLQHSFLTDVSDVCEMEGGLLSLLSDFHSGKLQAFGKECCFEQLEHVREMQEKLARLHFGLDVCVEELPEEQKKVAADRNLDQLLAHVRVPPPLAPRPLPGPRCHRRGPPLARGPRQRLSLCLGLPQLEELSSSIQKLHLAESPDPEDAAA from the exons ATGGAGGACCGGAGGAAGAAGCGGAGCCCCAGGGCCTGCCTGGCCCAGCCGGCGCCCGCCGGGGCCCCGCGGCCGCTGCCCCCCAGCAAGAGCGCGTCCTTCACGTCGCcgctgcccaccctgccctcGCCCAGGCAGCGCGGCCGGCTCAGGCG GACGAGCAAggagcgggggcgggcgggcggtgcgggggcggcgcggggggcccCGCTGCAGCACAGCTTCCTCACCGACGTCTCCGACGTCTGCGAGATGGAGGGGGGGCTGCTCAGCCTCCTCAGCGACTTCCACTCGGGAAAGCTGCAGGCCTtcg GGAAGGAGTGCTGCTTCGAGCAGCTGGAGCATGTGCGGGAGATGCAGGAGAAGCTGGCGCGGCTCCACTTCGGCCTCGACGTCTGCGTGGAGGAGCTCCCCGAGGAGCAGAAGAAGGTGGCGGCCGACAGGAACCTGGACCAGCTGCTGGCACACGTGAGGgtccccccgcccctcgcccctcgccccctgcccggcccccgctGCCACCGCCGGGGCCCCCCGCTGGCCCGGGGCCCCCGCCAGCGCCTCAGCCTCTGCCTTGGCCTCCCgcagctggaggagctcagCAGCTCCAT ACAGAAGCTGCACCTGGCCGAGAGCCCCGACCCCGAGGACGCGGCCGCCTGA
- the IQCC gene encoding IQ domain-containing protein C isoform X1 yields MAAALGPQAEAEGWRRLLRAVTRLQACVRGYLLRKRFRSLRAEYEEAVREIEGDLSRLEWRGRFLPRPVFVPEKPMQGKCRGPWEAVPSDEASAEKPQEELDASEPDRDWVCSSVKPTAQLQSEKELSSAGEGGGVSSPNLDKRTEKGCGAPAESEDWQNGSSVSSVWDSAVPEAESLEACLEIPLEDIKELPRTRSGLQSYRNHLIMELLWLQQAIVSRKNGRCYVGDRPVCAMQWYIPRHRLA; encoded by the exons ATGGCCGCGGCGCTGGGGCCGCAGGCGGAGGCGGAGGGGTGGCGGCGGCTGCTCCGCGCCGTGACCCGCCTGCAG GCCTGTGTCAGGGGCTACCTGCTGCGGAAGCGCTTTCGGAGCCTGCGGGCGGAGTACGAGGAGGCGGTGCGGGAGATCGAGGGAGACCTGAGCCGGCTGGAGTGGAGGGGACGGTTCCTGCCCCGGCCCGTGTTTGTCCCCGAG AAGCCAATGCAAGGGAAGTGTCGGGGTCCGTGGGAGGCTGTACCGAGTGACGAGGCCAGCGCAGAAAAACCGCAGGAGGAGCTGGACGCCTCTGAACCAGACCGGGACTGGGTCTGCAGCAGCGTGAAACCTACAGCCCAGCTGCAAAGCGAGAAAGAACTGAGCTCCGCGGGCGAAGGCGGTGGAGTGAGCTCCCCAAACCTCGATAAACGCACTGAAAAGGGGTGCGGCGCCCCAGCAGAGAGCGAGGATTGGCAGAACGGCAGCAGCGTATCCTCTGTGTGGGACAGCGCTGTCCCGGAGGCAGAGTCGCTTGAAGCCTGCCTGG AAATTCCACTTGAGGACATAAAGGAGCTTCCTCGAACTCGGTCTGGTCTCCAGTCCTACAGAAATCACTTGATCATGGAGCTGCTGTGGTTGCAACAAGCTATTGTCAGCCGTAAAAAC GGACGTTGTTATGTTGGTGACCGTCCTGTCTGTGCAATGCAGTGGTATATACCGAGGCACCGGCTAGCTTAG
- the IQCC gene encoding IQ domain-containing protein C isoform X3, giving the protein MAAALGPQAEAEGWRRLLRAVTRLQACVRGYLLRKRFRSLRAEYEEAVREIEGDLSRLEWRGRFLPRPVFVPEKPMQGKCRGPWEAVPSDEASAEKPQEELDASEPDRDWVCSSVKPTAQLQSEKELSSAGEGGGVSSPNLDKRTEKGCGAPAESEDWQNGSSVSSVWDSAVPEAESLEACLEIPLEDIKELPRTRSGLQSYRNHLIMELLWLQQAIVSRKNYLMLKQRLGAPDP; this is encoded by the exons ATGGCCGCGGCGCTGGGGCCGCAGGCGGAGGCGGAGGGGTGGCGGCGGCTGCTCCGCGCCGTGACCCGCCTGCAG GCCTGTGTCAGGGGCTACCTGCTGCGGAAGCGCTTTCGGAGCCTGCGGGCGGAGTACGAGGAGGCGGTGCGGGAGATCGAGGGAGACCTGAGCCGGCTGGAGTGGAGGGGACGGTTCCTGCCCCGGCCCGTGTTTGTCCCCGAG AAGCCAATGCAAGGGAAGTGTCGGGGTCCGTGGGAGGCTGTACCGAGTGACGAGGCCAGCGCAGAAAAACCGCAGGAGGAGCTGGACGCCTCTGAACCAGACCGGGACTGGGTCTGCAGCAGCGTGAAACCTACAGCCCAGCTGCAAAGCGAGAAAGAACTGAGCTCCGCGGGCGAAGGCGGTGGAGTGAGCTCCCCAAACCTCGATAAACGCACTGAAAAGGGGTGCGGCGCCCCAGCAGAGAGCGAGGATTGGCAGAACGGCAGCAGCGTATCCTCTGTGTGGGACAGCGCTGTCCCGGAGGCAGAGTCGCTTGAAGCCTGCCTGG AAATTCCACTTGAGGACATAAAGGAGCTTCCTCGAACTCGGTCTGGTCTCCAGTCCTACAGAAATCACTTGATCATGGAGCTGCTGTGGTTGCAACAAGCTATTGTCAGCCGTAAAAAC tacTTGATGCTGAAACAGAGGCTGGGGGCTCCCGACCCCTAG
- the IQCC gene encoding IQ domain-containing protein C isoform X2, protein MAAALGPQAEAEGWRRLLRAVTRLQACVRGYLLRKRFRSLRAEYEEAVREIEGDLSRLEWRGRFLPRPVFVPEPMQGKCRGPWEAVPSDEASAEKPQEELDASEPDRDWVCSSVKPTAQLQSEKELSSAGEGGGVSSPNLDKRTEKGCGAPAESEDWQNGSSVSSVWDSAVPEAESLEACLEIPLEDIKELPRTRSGLQSYRNHLIMELLWLQQAIVSRKNGRCYVGDRPVCAMQWYIPRHRLA, encoded by the exons ATGGCCGCGGCGCTGGGGCCGCAGGCGGAGGCGGAGGGGTGGCGGCGGCTGCTCCGCGCCGTGACCCGCCTGCAG GCCTGTGTCAGGGGCTACCTGCTGCGGAAGCGCTTTCGGAGCCTGCGGGCGGAGTACGAGGAGGCGGTGCGGGAGATCGAGGGAGACCTGAGCCGGCTGGAGTGGAGGGGACGGTTCCTGCCCCGGCCCGTGTTTGTCCCCGAG CCAATGCAAGGGAAGTGTCGGGGTCCGTGGGAGGCTGTACCGAGTGACGAGGCCAGCGCAGAAAAACCGCAGGAGGAGCTGGACGCCTCTGAACCAGACCGGGACTGGGTCTGCAGCAGCGTGAAACCTACAGCCCAGCTGCAAAGCGAGAAAGAACTGAGCTCCGCGGGCGAAGGCGGTGGAGTGAGCTCCCCAAACCTCGATAAACGCACTGAAAAGGGGTGCGGCGCCCCAGCAGAGAGCGAGGATTGGCAGAACGGCAGCAGCGTATCCTCTGTGTGGGACAGCGCTGTCCCGGAGGCAGAGTCGCTTGAAGCCTGCCTGG AAATTCCACTTGAGGACATAAAGGAGCTTCCTCGAACTCGGTCTGGTCTCCAGTCCTACAGAAATCACTTGATCATGGAGCTGCTGTGGTTGCAACAAGCTATTGTCAGCCGTAAAAAC GGACGTTGTTATGTTGGTGACCGTCCTGTCTGTGCAATGCAGTGGTATATACCGAGGCACCGGCTAGCTTAG
- the IQCC gene encoding IQ domain-containing protein C isoform X4, which produces MAAALGPQAEAEGWRRLLRAVTRLQACVRGYLLRKRFRSLRAEYEEAVREIEGDLSRLEWRGRFLPRPVFVPEPMQGKCRGPWEAVPSDEASAEKPQEELDASEPDRDWVCSSVKPTAQLQSEKELSSAGEGGGVSSPNLDKRTEKGCGAPAESEDWQNGSSVSSVWDSAVPEAESLEACLEIPLEDIKELPRTRSGLQSYRNHLIMELLWLQQAIVSRKNYLMLKQRLGAPDP; this is translated from the exons ATGGCCGCGGCGCTGGGGCCGCAGGCGGAGGCGGAGGGGTGGCGGCGGCTGCTCCGCGCCGTGACCCGCCTGCAG GCCTGTGTCAGGGGCTACCTGCTGCGGAAGCGCTTTCGGAGCCTGCGGGCGGAGTACGAGGAGGCGGTGCGGGAGATCGAGGGAGACCTGAGCCGGCTGGAGTGGAGGGGACGGTTCCTGCCCCGGCCCGTGTTTGTCCCCGAG CCAATGCAAGGGAAGTGTCGGGGTCCGTGGGAGGCTGTACCGAGTGACGAGGCCAGCGCAGAAAAACCGCAGGAGGAGCTGGACGCCTCTGAACCAGACCGGGACTGGGTCTGCAGCAGCGTGAAACCTACAGCCCAGCTGCAAAGCGAGAAAGAACTGAGCTCCGCGGGCGAAGGCGGTGGAGTGAGCTCCCCAAACCTCGATAAACGCACTGAAAAGGGGTGCGGCGCCCCAGCAGAGAGCGAGGATTGGCAGAACGGCAGCAGCGTATCCTCTGTGTGGGACAGCGCTGTCCCGGAGGCAGAGTCGCTTGAAGCCTGCCTGG AAATTCCACTTGAGGACATAAAGGAGCTTCCTCGAACTCGGTCTGGTCTCCAGTCCTACAGAAATCACTTGATCATGGAGCTGCTGTGGTTGCAACAAGCTATTGTCAGCCGTAAAAAC tacTTGATGCTGAAACAGAGGCTGGGGGCTCCCGACCCCTAG
- the IQCC gene encoding IQ domain-containing protein C isoform X5, with protein MAAALGPQAEAEGWRRLLRAVTRLQKPMQGKCRGPWEAVPSDEASAEKPQEELDASEPDRDWVCSSVKPTAQLQSEKELSSAGEGGGVSSPNLDKRTEKGCGAPAESEDWQNGSSVSSVWDSAVPEAESLEACLEIPLEDIKELPRTRSGLQSYRNHLIMELLWLQQAIVSRKNGRCYVGDRPVCAMQWYIPRHRLA; from the exons ATGGCCGCGGCGCTGGGGCCGCAGGCGGAGGCGGAGGGGTGGCGGCGGCTGCTCCGCGCCGTGACCCGCCTGCAG AAGCCAATGCAAGGGAAGTGTCGGGGTCCGTGGGAGGCTGTACCGAGTGACGAGGCCAGCGCAGAAAAACCGCAGGAGGAGCTGGACGCCTCTGAACCAGACCGGGACTGGGTCTGCAGCAGCGTGAAACCTACAGCCCAGCTGCAAAGCGAGAAAGAACTGAGCTCCGCGGGCGAAGGCGGTGGAGTGAGCTCCCCAAACCTCGATAAACGCACTGAAAAGGGGTGCGGCGCCCCAGCAGAGAGCGAGGATTGGCAGAACGGCAGCAGCGTATCCTCTGTGTGGGACAGCGCTGTCCCGGAGGCAGAGTCGCTTGAAGCCTGCCTGG AAATTCCACTTGAGGACATAAAGGAGCTTCCTCGAACTCGGTCTGGTCTCCAGTCCTACAGAAATCACTTGATCATGGAGCTGCTGTGGTTGCAACAAGCTATTGTCAGCCGTAAAAAC GGACGTTGTTATGTTGGTGACCGTCCTGTCTGTGCAATGCAGTGGTATATACCGAGGCACCGGCTAGCTTAG
- the IQCC gene encoding IQ domain-containing protein C isoform X6, with translation MAAALGPQAEAEGWRRLLRAVTRLQPMQGKCRGPWEAVPSDEASAEKPQEELDASEPDRDWVCSSVKPTAQLQSEKELSSAGEGGGVSSPNLDKRTEKGCGAPAESEDWQNGSSVSSVWDSAVPEAESLEACLEIPLEDIKELPRTRSGLQSYRNHLIMELLWLQQAIVSRKNGRCYVGDRPVCAMQWYIPRHRLA, from the exons ATGGCCGCGGCGCTGGGGCCGCAGGCGGAGGCGGAGGGGTGGCGGCGGCTGCTCCGCGCCGTGACCCGCCTGCAG CCAATGCAAGGGAAGTGTCGGGGTCCGTGGGAGGCTGTACCGAGTGACGAGGCCAGCGCAGAAAAACCGCAGGAGGAGCTGGACGCCTCTGAACCAGACCGGGACTGGGTCTGCAGCAGCGTGAAACCTACAGCCCAGCTGCAAAGCGAGAAAGAACTGAGCTCCGCGGGCGAAGGCGGTGGAGTGAGCTCCCCAAACCTCGATAAACGCACTGAAAAGGGGTGCGGCGCCCCAGCAGAGAGCGAGGATTGGCAGAACGGCAGCAGCGTATCCTCTGTGTGGGACAGCGCTGTCCCGGAGGCAGAGTCGCTTGAAGCCTGCCTGG AAATTCCACTTGAGGACATAAAGGAGCTTCCTCGAACTCGGTCTGGTCTCCAGTCCTACAGAAATCACTTGATCATGGAGCTGCTGTGGTTGCAACAAGCTATTGTCAGCCGTAAAAAC GGACGTTGTTATGTTGGTGACCGTCCTGTCTGTGCAATGCAGTGGTATATACCGAGGCACCGGCTAGCTTAG
- the DCDC2B gene encoding doublecortin domain-containing protein 2B, protein MSSRGLALAPPAKNVVVYRNGDPFFPGRKVVVNQRRFLTFEAFLNEVTKSVRAPLAVRNLYTLRHGHRVAELGDLQDGCQYVAAGFEKFKRLDYLNHGRKEFRGTRNSDGLQFRTAPWKSNISLRRQKHTHLPCTIHVFRNGDLLSPPFPLPLSKSTPLQWDALLATLTEKADLHSGAVNKLCRLDGTQVSAGEELVNGDYYVAVGNEEYKKLPYFELLVPQDSACRTLWHGLQRNHKRLWQGKRMPVTLRMKSTERCFPWQQRALKSSQRDHDGRGTVRYTAISAAADNKSV, encoded by the exons ATGAGCTCCCGTGGCTTAGCTCTGGCACCTCCAGCCAAGAATGTGGTGGTGTATCGCAACGGTGACCCCTTCTTCCCCGGGAGGAAGGTTGTAGTGAACCAGCGGCGGTTCCTGACCTTTGAGGCATTTCTGAATGAGGTGACCAAGAGCGTTCGTGCGCCCTTGGCTGTGAGGAATCTCTACACGCTCAGGCACGGCCACCGCGTCGCGGAGCTGGGGGACCTGCAGGATGGGTGCCAGTACGTGGCTGCGGGCTTTGAAAAGTTCAAAAGGCTTGA CTATTTAAATCACGGAAGGAAGGAATTCCGTGGGACAAGGAACAGCGACGGCCTGCAG TTCCGCACAGCTCCCTGGAAGTCGAACATCTCGCTGCGACGGCAGAAGCACACCCACCTGCCCTGCACGATACA TGTTTTCCGGAATGGGGATTTGCTGAGCCCTCCTTTCCCACTGCCGCTCTCCAAGAGCACTCCACTGCAGTGGGACGCACTCCTGGCCACGCTGACAGAGAAAGCTGACCTGCACAGTGGAGCTGTTAACAA GCTCTGCAGGCTGGATGGAACCCAGGTGTCTGCTGGGGAGGAGCTGGTGAATGGCGATTACTACGTGGCAGTGGGAAATGAGGAGTACAAAAAACTGCCTTACTTTGAGCTGCTGGTGCCCCAGGATTCTGCATGCAGGACGCTGTG GCACGGCCTACAGAGAAATCACAAAAGACTGTGGCAAGGAAAAAGGATGCCAGTGACTCTGAGGATGAAAAGTACTGAACGATGTTTCCCTTGGCAGCAGAGAGCTCTGAAGAGCTCACAAAGGGACCATGATGGGAGAGGGACAGTTAGGTACACGGCtatctctgcagctgcagataaCAAAAGCGTGTGA
- the TMEM234 gene encoding transmembrane protein 234 encodes MAPVGEAAALVLVAVLWGSTGPFLRTGAAGLEEVRRQGRLQQLLAEIRFLGLNYKYMVPFLLNQGGSLLFYLTLASADLSLAVPLCNSLALIVTLVTGRILGEDIGGKRAAAGMLLTVLGVTLCVAGS; translated from the exons ATGGCGCCCGTAG GAGAGGCAGCGGCGCTGGTGCTGGTGGCcgtgctgtggggcagcaccGGGCCGTTCCTGCGGACAGGCGCggcggggctggaggaggtACGGCGCCAGGGCcgcctgcagcagctgctggccgAGATCCGCTTCCTGGGCCTCAACTACAAG TACATGGTGCCGTTTCTGCTCAATCAAGGTGGATCTCTCCTCTTCTATCTCACCTTGGCGTCCGCAG ATCTGTCCCTGGCAGTACCGCTCTGTAACTCCTTGGCTTTGATAGTCACGCTGGTGACTGGGAGGATTCTGGGAGAGGACATTGGTGGTAAAA GGGCTGCGGCAGGAATGCTGCTCACTGTCCTAGGAGTCACGCTCTGTGTAGCTGGTTCGTGA
- the EIF3I gene encoding eukaryotic translation initiation factor 3 subunit I, with protein MKPILLQGHERSITQIKYNREGDLLFTVAKDPIVNVWYSVNGERLGTYNGHTGAVWCVDADWDTRHVLTGSADNSCRLWDCETGKQLALVKTSSAVRTCGFDFGGNIIMFSTDKQMGYQCFVSFFDLRDPSQIENNEPYMKIPCSDSKITSAVWGPLGEFIIAGHESGELNQFSAKSGEQLSNIKEHTKQINDIQTSRDMTMFITASKDNTAKLFDCTTLEHLKTFRTERPVNSAALSPIFDHVVLGGGQEAMDVTTTSTRIGKFEARFFHLAFEEEFGRVKGHFGPINSVAFHPDGKSYSSGGEDGYVRIHYFDPQYFEFEFEA; from the exons ATG AAGCCGATCCTGCTGCAGGGCCATGAGCGCTCCATCACGCAGATCAAGTACAACCGAGAGGGAGACCTGCTTTTCACCGTGGCCAAGGATCCC atTGTCAACGTTTGGTATTCAGTGAATGGAGAGAGGCTCGGCACCTACAATGGCCACACAGGAGCCGTCTGGTGCGTGGATGCCGACT GGGACACACGACACGTGCTCACCGGCTCTGCGGACAACAGCTGTCGGCTCTGGGACTGTGAAACGG GAAAGCAGCTCGCTCTGGTGAAAACCAGCTCAGCGGTGAGGACGTGTGGCTTCGACTTTGGAGGAAACATCATCATGTTTTCCACGGACAAGCAGATGGGATATCAGTGTTTTGTGAGCTTCTTTGACCTCCGGGACCCCAGCCAGATCG agAACAACGAGCCTTACATGAAAATCCCCTGCAGTGATTCCAAAATCACTAGTGCTGTGTGGGGCCCTCTGGGAGAGTTCATCATCGCAGGACATGAGAGCGGAGAGCTGAACCAGTTCAGTGCCAAG TCAGGGGAGCAGCTTTCAAACATCAAGGAGCACACCAAGCAAATCAACGATATTCAGACCTCCAGGGACATGACCATGTTCATCACTGCCTCCAAGGACAACACAGCCAAG CTATTTGATTGCACGACACTCGAGCATTTGAAGACGTTCCGGACGGAGCGACCGGTGAACTCTGCCGCCCTCTCCCCCATTTTTGATCAT GTCGTGCTTGGTGGTGGGCAAGAGGCCATGGATGTGACCACGACCTCCACCAGGATTGGCAAATTTGAGGCGAG gtTCTTCCACTTGGCTTTTGAAGAAGAGTTTGGCAGAGTGAAGGGTCACTTCGGTCCGATAAATAGTGTTGCTTTTCACCCCGACGGGAAGAG TTACAGCAGCGGGGGTGAGGACGGCTACGTTCGCATCCATTACTTCGATCCCCAGTACTTTGAGTTTGAATTTGAAGCTTAA